The following proteins come from a genomic window of Crassostrea angulata isolate pt1a10 chromosome 1, ASM2561291v2, whole genome shotgun sequence:
- the LOC128173008 gene encoding uncharacterized protein LOC128173008 has protein sequence MTSVTGALTTPTTNTTDLVTTRNQRYTTEDMTTSNYTKNTEPASGPQNEGGGDHPRWRPSQWPTAAVLGGIVLLALIGVVVVLLYRKKRQRDFHKRHKSSEERMGFIDADAENRRSDIALQLLQVTDPSYFELEEAAQNAKLQELQGQNDLNIMEIIQGPEVQGNDEQGPINTKDSTSEKCDKSSKDGELNAANRASKGSVSGALVNDIKRSEDASVLEGKQIEQTIERKSNISAANSNENKATVTRSSNADAVSNPSAKRTSEKIRSTRLSSNIRKSNVKEGDHANDTTGQELNPRHSVNNNKTNTTSDEHQTEERIKQRRSARSSGGYSSDKRASEKLTQNPPVQRPVNGVADVTRPISTRSSKHSSASYEETIMQLKHIDSDPNLAS, from the exons ATGACGTCGGTCACTGGAGCATTAACAACACCGACGACCAATACCACAGACCTGGTGACAACTAGAAACCAGCGATACACTACAGAAG ATATGACCACTTCAAACTATACCAAGAACACCGAACCAGCTTCAGGGCCACAGAATGAGGGTGGGGGAGATCATCCACGATGGCGTCCATCGC AGTGGCCTACAGCAGCCGTACTGGGAGGCATTGTTCTGTTGGCATTAATCGGAGTAGTGGTGGTACTGTTGTATCGGAAGAAAAGACAAAG AGATTTCCACAAGCGACATAAGAGCTCGGAGGAGAGGATGGGGTTTATAGATGCTGATGCCGAGAACAGACGGAGTGACATCGCCCTACAGCTTCTGCAGGTCACCGACCCCTCGTATTTTGAACTCGAGGAGGCGGCTCAAAACGCCAAGCTGCAGGAGCTTCAGGGTCAGAATGATCTCAACATCATGGAGATCATACAAGGGCCTGAAGTCCAGGGAAACGACGAGCAAGGTCCAATAAATACCAAGGACAGTACTAGTGAAAAGTGTGATAAAAGTTCTAAAGATGGAGAATTAAATGCCGCGAACAGAGCTTCAAAAGGCAGCGTTTCTGGTGCCCTAGTAAATGACATTAAACGTAGTGAAGACGCAAGCGTACTGGAAGGTAAGCAAATTGAACAAACCATCGAACGAAAATCGAACATCAGTGCCGCAAATAGTAACGAAAATAAAGCCACAGTGACAAGGTCTTCCAATGCTGATGCAGTAAGTAATCCATCTGCGAAACGAACCTCAGAAAAAATTCGCTCGACGCGCTTATCGTCCAATATTCGAAAATCTAACGTGAAAGAAGGTGATCATGCCAACGATACGACAGGTCAGGAGCTTAACCCCCGGCACAGCGTCAATAATAACAAAACCAACACCACAAGTGATGAACATCAGACGGAGGAGCGGATCAAACAGAGACGGTCTGCGAGATCAAGTGGGGGCTATTCCTCGGACAAAAGGGCCAGTGAGAAACTGACCCAGAACCCCCCGGTACAACGTCCGGTGAATGGTGTTGCTGACGTCACACGACCCATCAGCACGAGGAGCAGTAAGCACTCGTCTGCCAGCTATGAGGAGACCATTATGCAACTGAAACATATTGATAGTGATCCAAACCTGGCTAGTTAA